In Armatimonadia bacterium, the following are encoded in one genomic region:
- a CDS encoding dihydroxyacetone kinase subunit DhaK — translation VTKSINAGAGVLYLYGNYSGDTMNFDMAAEMCAMEDIEVLSVRVRDDVVSAPKESADTRRAVAGLFFAYKIAGAKADTGADLAAVAATAQKVVENTCSMGVALSPCTIPAVGKPTFTLGEDEMELGMGIHGEQGIERGKIKTADEVAQIMTERVVADLPFASGDHVALLVNGLGATPPEELYLLFRKANQVIADHGITLERVFIGEYATSMEMAGASISLLKLDDELLPLLDAPAYSPFLPQWRASR, via the coding sequence CCGTCACCAAGTCCATCAACGCCGGCGCAGGCGTGCTGTACCTCTACGGCAACTACTCCGGCGACACCATGAACTTCGACATGGCCGCCGAGATGTGCGCCATGGAGGACATCGAGGTCCTCTCCGTCCGCGTCCGTGATGATGTGGTCTCTGCACCGAAGGAGTCCGCCGACACCCGCCGCGCCGTTGCCGGCCTCTTCTTCGCCTACAAGATCGCCGGGGCCAAGGCCGACACCGGTGCCGATCTGGCCGCCGTCGCCGCCACCGCCCAGAAGGTCGTCGAGAACACCTGCAGCATGGGCGTCGCCCTGTCTCCCTGCACCATCCCTGCCGTCGGCAAGCCCACCTTCACCCTCGGCGAAGACGAGATGGAACTGGGTATGGGCATCCACGGTGAGCAGGGCATCGAGCGCGGCAAGATCAAGACCGCCGACGAGGTCGCGCAGATCATGACCGAGCGTGTCGTCGCCGACTTGCCCTTCGCGAGCGGCGACCACGTTGCCCTCCTCGTCAACGGTCTCGGGGCCACGCCGCCCGAGGAGCTCTACCTGCTTTTCCGCAAAGCCAACCAGGTCATCGCGGATCACGGCATCACCCTCGAGCGTGTCTTCATCGGCGAGTACGCCACCTCCATGGAGATGGCCGGCGCCTCGATCAGCCTGCTCAAGCTCGACGACGAACTCCTGCCCTTGCTGGATGCGCCTGCCTACTCGCCCTTCCTACCTCAGTGGCGCGCCTCACGCTGA